Proteins encoded within one genomic window of Ailuropoda melanoleuca isolate Jingjing chromosome 16, ASM200744v2, whole genome shotgun sequence:
- the TNNT3 gene encoding troponin T, fast skeletal muscle isoform X2: protein MSDEEVEQVEEQYEEEEEAQEEEVHEPEEVQEEEKPRPRLTAPKIPEGEKVDFDDIQKKRQNKDLMELQALIDSHFEARKKEEEELIALKERIEKRRAERAEQQRIRAEKERERQNRLAEEKARREEEDAKRRAEDDLKKKKALSSMGANYSSYLAKADQKRGKKQTAREMKKKVLAERRKPLNIDHLSEDKLRDKAKELWETLYQLEMDKFEFGEKLKRQKYDITNLRSRIDQAQKHSKKAGAPAKGKVGGRWK from the exons ATGTCGGACGAGGAAGT TGAACAGGTCGAGG AGCAGTACGAGGAAGAAG AGGAAGCCCAGGAGGAAG AAGTCCATGAACCAG AGGAGGTCCAAGAAG AGGAGAAGCCAAGACCCAG ACTCACTGCTCCTAAGATCCCGGAAGGGGAGAAAGTAGACTTTGAT GACATCCAGAAGAAGCGCCAGAACAAGGACCTCATGGAGCTACAGGCTCTCATCGACAGCCACTTTGAAGCgcggaagaaggaggaagaggagctgaTTGCCCTCAAGGAGCGGATT GAGAAGCGCCGTGCAGAGAGGGCCGAGCAGCAGAGAATCCGCGCCGAGAAGGAAAGGGAGCGTCAGAACAGACTGGCG GAAGAGAAAGCCcgcagggaggaggaggatgccaagaggagagcagaggatgacttgaagaagaagaaggcccTGTCCTCCATGGGCGCCAATTACAGCAGCTACCTGGCCAAG GCCGACCAGAAGAGAGGCAAGAAGCAGACTGCCCGGGAGATGAAGAAGAAGGTTCTGGCAGAGAGACGCAAGCCGCTCAACATTGACCACCTCAGCGAGGACAAGCTGAG GGACAAGGCCAAGGAGCTCTGGGAGACCCTCTACCAACTGGAGATGGACAAGTTCGAGTTTGGGGAGAAACTGAAGCGCCAGAAATACGAT ATTACCAACCTCAGGAGCCGCATCGATCAGGCCCAGAAGCA TAGCAAGAAGGCCGGAGCCCCGGCCAAGGGCAAAGTCGGAGGGCGCTGGAAGTGA
- the TNNT3 gene encoding troponin T, fast skeletal muscle isoform X1 — protein sequence MSDEEVEQVEEQYEEEEEAQEEEVHEPVHEPEEVQEEEKPRPRLTAPKIPEGEKVDFDDIQKKRQNKDLMELQALIDSHFEARKKEEEELIALKERIEKRRAERAEQQRIRAEKERERQNRLAEEKARREEEDAKRRAEDDLKKKKALSSMGANYSSYLAKADQKRGKKQTAREMKKKVLAERRKPLNIDHLSEDKLRDKAKELWETLYQLEMDKFEFGEKLKRQKYDITNLRSRIDQAQKHSKKAGAPAKGKVGGRWK from the exons ATGTCGGACGAGGAAGT TGAACAGGTCGAGG AGCAGTACGAGGAAGAAG AGGAAGCCCAGGAGGAAG AAGTCCATGAACCAG TCCATGAACCAG AGGAGGTCCAAGAAG AGGAGAAGCCAAGACCCAG ACTCACTGCTCCTAAGATCCCGGAAGGGGAGAAAGTAGACTTTGAT GACATCCAGAAGAAGCGCCAGAACAAGGACCTCATGGAGCTACAGGCTCTCATCGACAGCCACTTTGAAGCgcggaagaaggaggaagaggagctgaTTGCCCTCAAGGAGCGGATT GAGAAGCGCCGTGCAGAGAGGGCCGAGCAGCAGAGAATCCGCGCCGAGAAGGAAAGGGAGCGTCAGAACAGACTGGCG GAAGAGAAAGCCcgcagggaggaggaggatgccaagaggagagcagaggatgacttgaagaagaagaaggcccTGTCCTCCATGGGCGCCAATTACAGCAGCTACCTGGCCAAG GCCGACCAGAAGAGAGGCAAGAAGCAGACTGCCCGGGAGATGAAGAAGAAGGTTCTGGCAGAGAGACGCAAGCCGCTCAACATTGACCACCTCAGCGAGGACAAGCTGAG GGACAAGGCCAAGGAGCTCTGGGAGACCCTCTACCAACTGGAGATGGACAAGTTCGAGTTTGGGGAGAAACTGAAGCGCCAGAAATACGAT ATTACCAACCTCAGGAGCCGCATCGATCAGGCCCAGAAGCA TAGCAAGAAGGCCGGAGCCCCGGCCAAGGGCAAAGTCGGAGGGCGCTGGAAGTGA
- the TNNT3 gene encoding troponin T, fast skeletal muscle isoform X4: MSDEEVEQVEEQYEEEEEAQEEEVHEPEEKPRPRLTAPKIPEGEKVDFDDIQKKRQNKDLMELQALIDSHFEARKKEEEELIALKERIEKRRAERAEQQRIRAEKERERQNRLAEEKARREEEDAKRRAEDDLKKKKALSSMGANYSSYLAKADQKRGKKQTAREMKKKVLAERRKPLNIDHLSEDKLRDKAKELWETLYQLEMDKFEFGEKLKRQKYDITNLRSRIDQAQKHSKKAGAPAKGKVGGRWK, from the exons ATGTCGGACGAGGAAGT TGAACAGGTCGAGG AGCAGTACGAGGAAGAAG AGGAAGCCCAGGAGGAAG AAGTCCATGAACCAG AGGAGAAGCCAAGACCCAG ACTCACTGCTCCTAAGATCCCGGAAGGGGAGAAAGTAGACTTTGAT GACATCCAGAAGAAGCGCCAGAACAAGGACCTCATGGAGCTACAGGCTCTCATCGACAGCCACTTTGAAGCgcggaagaaggaggaagaggagctgaTTGCCCTCAAGGAGCGGATT GAGAAGCGCCGTGCAGAGAGGGCCGAGCAGCAGAGAATCCGCGCCGAGAAGGAAAGGGAGCGTCAGAACAGACTGGCG GAAGAGAAAGCCcgcagggaggaggaggatgccaagaggagagcagaggatgacttgaagaagaagaaggcccTGTCCTCCATGGGCGCCAATTACAGCAGCTACCTGGCCAAG GCCGACCAGAAGAGAGGCAAGAAGCAGACTGCCCGGGAGATGAAGAAGAAGGTTCTGGCAGAGAGACGCAAGCCGCTCAACATTGACCACCTCAGCGAGGACAAGCTGAG GGACAAGGCCAAGGAGCTCTGGGAGACCCTCTACCAACTGGAGATGGACAAGTTCGAGTTTGGGGAGAAACTGAAGCGCCAGAAATACGAT ATTACCAACCTCAGGAGCCGCATCGATCAGGCCCAGAAGCA TAGCAAGAAGGCCGGAGCCCCGGCCAAGGGCAAAGTCGGAGGGCGCTGGAAGTGA
- the TNNT3 gene encoding troponin T, fast skeletal muscle isoform X3 — translation MSDEEVEQVEEQYEEEEEAQEEEEVQEEEKPRPRLTAPKIPEGEKVDFDDIQKKRQNKDLMELQALIDSHFEARKKEEEELIALKERIEKRRAERAEQQRIRAEKERERQNRLAEEKARREEEDAKRRAEDDLKKKKALSSMGANYSSYLAKADQKRGKKQTAREMKKKVLAERRKPLNIDHLSEDKLRDKAKELWETLYQLEMDKFEFGEKLKRQKYDITNLRSRIDQAQKHSKKAGAPAKGKVGGRWK, via the exons ATGTCGGACGAGGAAGT TGAACAGGTCGAGG AGCAGTACGAGGAAGAAG AGGAAGCCCAGGAGGAAG AGGAGGTCCAAGAAG AGGAGAAGCCAAGACCCAG ACTCACTGCTCCTAAGATCCCGGAAGGGGAGAAAGTAGACTTTGAT GACATCCAGAAGAAGCGCCAGAACAAGGACCTCATGGAGCTACAGGCTCTCATCGACAGCCACTTTGAAGCgcggaagaaggaggaagaggagctgaTTGCCCTCAAGGAGCGGATT GAGAAGCGCCGTGCAGAGAGGGCCGAGCAGCAGAGAATCCGCGCCGAGAAGGAAAGGGAGCGTCAGAACAGACTGGCG GAAGAGAAAGCCcgcagggaggaggaggatgccaagaggagagcagaggatgacttgaagaagaagaaggcccTGTCCTCCATGGGCGCCAATTACAGCAGCTACCTGGCCAAG GCCGACCAGAAGAGAGGCAAGAAGCAGACTGCCCGGGAGATGAAGAAGAAGGTTCTGGCAGAGAGACGCAAGCCGCTCAACATTGACCACCTCAGCGAGGACAAGCTGAG GGACAAGGCCAAGGAGCTCTGGGAGACCCTCTACCAACTGGAGATGGACAAGTTCGAGTTTGGGGAGAAACTGAAGCGCCAGAAATACGAT ATTACCAACCTCAGGAGCCGCATCGATCAGGCCCAGAAGCA TAGCAAGAAGGCCGGAGCCCCGGCCAAGGGCAAAGTCGGAGGGCGCTGGAAGTGA
- the TNNT3 gene encoding troponin T, fast skeletal muscle isoform X5: MSDEEVEQVEEQYEEEEEAQEEEEKPRPRLTAPKIPEGEKVDFDDIQKKRQNKDLMELQALIDSHFEARKKEEEELIALKERIEKRRAERAEQQRIRAEKERERQNRLAEEKARREEEDAKRRAEDDLKKKKALSSMGANYSSYLAKADQKRGKKQTAREMKKKVLAERRKPLNIDHLSEDKLRDKAKELWETLYQLEMDKFEFGEKLKRQKYDITNLRSRIDQAQKHSKKAGAPAKGKVGGRWK, from the exons ATGTCGGACGAGGAAGT TGAACAGGTCGAGG AGCAGTACGAGGAAGAAG AGGAAGCCCAGGAGGAAG AGGAGAAGCCAAGACCCAG ACTCACTGCTCCTAAGATCCCGGAAGGGGAGAAAGTAGACTTTGAT GACATCCAGAAGAAGCGCCAGAACAAGGACCTCATGGAGCTACAGGCTCTCATCGACAGCCACTTTGAAGCgcggaagaaggaggaagaggagctgaTTGCCCTCAAGGAGCGGATT GAGAAGCGCCGTGCAGAGAGGGCCGAGCAGCAGAGAATCCGCGCCGAGAAGGAAAGGGAGCGTCAGAACAGACTGGCG GAAGAGAAAGCCcgcagggaggaggaggatgccaagaggagagcagaggatgacttgaagaagaagaaggcccTGTCCTCCATGGGCGCCAATTACAGCAGCTACCTGGCCAAG GCCGACCAGAAGAGAGGCAAGAAGCAGACTGCCCGGGAGATGAAGAAGAAGGTTCTGGCAGAGAGACGCAAGCCGCTCAACATTGACCACCTCAGCGAGGACAAGCTGAG GGACAAGGCCAAGGAGCTCTGGGAGACCCTCTACCAACTGGAGATGGACAAGTTCGAGTTTGGGGAGAAACTGAAGCGCCAGAAATACGAT ATTACCAACCTCAGGAGCCGCATCGATCAGGCCCAGAAGCA TAGCAAGAAGGCCGGAGCCCCGGCCAAGGGCAAAGTCGGAGGGCGCTGGAAGTGA